One Paraburkholderia aromaticivorans genomic region harbors:
- the bioD gene encoding dethiobiotin synthase codes for MSSAVQHALSLFVTGTDTEIGKTFVSTALLRGFVREGLQAAAMKPIAAGAFELNGVLHNEDADQLDAASNVLLPPAMRTPYLLKEPAAPHIAAALENVTFDLDHIVDCHAQALTRAEIVVVEGVGGFRVPLTATQDTADLAVALKLPVVLVVGMRLGCISHALLTAEAIAARGLTLAGWVANRIDPDMTFPDENIASIREHLAREYDAPLLGIVPNLNPASPELAADQLDINRLLQTLRHTQSHTQR; via the coding sequence TTCGTCTCGACGGCGCTGTTGCGCGGCTTCGTCCGCGAAGGCCTGCAAGCCGCCGCGATGAAGCCGATCGCCGCCGGCGCATTCGAACTGAACGGCGTGCTGCATAACGAAGACGCGGATCAACTCGACGCCGCCTCGAACGTGCTGCTGCCGCCCGCAATGCGCACGCCGTATCTGCTGAAGGAACCGGCCGCGCCGCACATCGCGGCCGCGCTGGAAAACGTCACATTTGATCTCGACCATATCGTCGATTGTCACGCGCAGGCTCTAACGCGCGCGGAGATCGTGGTCGTGGAAGGCGTCGGCGGCTTTCGTGTGCCGTTGACAGCGACGCAGGACACCGCCGATCTCGCCGTCGCGTTGAAGCTGCCGGTCGTGCTGGTGGTCGGCATGCGGCTCGGCTGCATCAGCCATGCGTTGCTGACCGCCGAGGCGATCGCCGCGCGCGGGCTCACGCTCGCCGGCTGGGTCGCGAATCGCATCGATCCGGACATGACGTTCCCCGACGAAAACATCGCGTCGATCCGCGAGCACCTGGCACGTGAATACGACGCGCCGTTGCTCGGCATCGTGCCGAATCTGAATCCAGCGTCGCCCGAACTTGCGGCGGACCAACTCGACATCAACCGGCTTTTGCAGACGCTGCGGCACACGCAATCGCATACGCAGCGCTGA
- a CDS encoding sulfate ABC transporter substrate-binding protein produces MAGKTGTSRWLAAGTTAITLALAGMSTAHADASLLNVSYDVTRELYKDINAGFIAAYKQKSGETVSIRQSHGASSAQALSVLQGLQADVVTMNQPNDIDLLAEKGQLVPANWRARLPDDSAPYTTTMVFLVRKGNPKHIKDWDDLAKPGVQVIIANPKTSGNGRYAYLAAWGYRKQHGGTDAQALDFEKEIFKNVPVLDTGGRGATTTFTQRGIGDVLVTFENEVALMDTGVGGGNFEAVYPSVSLLAAPPVSIVDKVVDKRGTRKEAQAYLDYLWSPAAQDIIAQHHLRPRDKTVLAKHAAEFKPIKTFTVEEMFGSWQKAQQTHFSDGGTFDQIIVDKK; encoded by the coding sequence ATGGCAGGCAAGACGGGGACATCGCGCTGGCTGGCAGCCGGCACGACGGCAATCACGCTCGCGCTGGCGGGCATGTCGACGGCGCACGCGGATGCGTCGTTGCTCAACGTGTCGTACGACGTGACGCGCGAGTTGTACAAGGACATCAACGCCGGCTTTATCGCGGCGTACAAGCAGAAGAGCGGCGAGACCGTGTCTATCCGCCAGTCGCACGGCGCGTCGAGCGCCCAGGCGCTGTCGGTGCTGCAAGGCCTGCAGGCCGACGTGGTGACGATGAACCAGCCGAACGACATCGACCTGCTCGCCGAGAAAGGTCAACTGGTGCCGGCCAACTGGCGCGCGCGTCTGCCGGACGACAGCGCGCCGTACACCACGACGATGGTGTTCCTGGTACGCAAGGGCAATCCGAAGCACATCAAGGACTGGGACGATCTCGCCAAGCCGGGCGTGCAGGTGATCATCGCGAATCCGAAGACTTCGGGTAACGGACGCTACGCGTATCTGGCCGCATGGGGTTATCGCAAGCAGCACGGCGGCACCGATGCGCAGGCGCTCGACTTCGAAAAAGAGATCTTCAAGAACGTGCCGGTGCTCGACACGGGCGGCCGCGGCGCGACCACCACGTTTACGCAACGCGGCATCGGCGACGTGCTGGTGACGTTCGAAAACGAAGTCGCGCTGATGGACACGGGCGTGGGCGGAGGCAATTTCGAGGCGGTGTATCCGTCGGTGAGTTTGCTGGCGGCGCCGCCGGTGTCGATCGTCGACAAAGTGGTCGACAAGCGTGGCACGCGCAAGGAAGCGCAGGCGTATCTCGACTATCTGTGGTCGCCGGCCGCGCAGGACATCATCGCGCAGCATCATCTGCGGCCGCGTGACAAGACCGTGCTCGCGAAGCACGCGGCGGAGTTCAAGCCGATCAAGACGTTCACCGTGGAAGAGATGTTCGGTAGCTGGCAGAAAGCGCAGCAAACGCATTTCTCCGATGGCGGGACGTTCGATCAGATCATCGTGGATAAGAAGTAA
- a CDS encoding RBBP9/YdeN family alpha/beta hydrolase, translating to MLSCTKSTWPPRLVTVPGLHGSEGAHWQTWLERQFARSLRVEQADWDAPDLALWSKSLRDLLARERGPFVLAAHSFGCLATAYALQQASYANDVVGVLFVAPASPQKFAFAGAFDARRLGVPSILIGSETDPWMPLAGSRDLAQRFGSAFVNLGDAGHINTAAGFGPWPRAKYFVDTLVHCAAPLRFREESFEAVQHAFV from the coding sequence ATGCTTTCATGCACCAAATCGACATGGCCGCCGCGGCTCGTCACCGTTCCCGGTCTGCACGGCAGCGAGGGCGCGCACTGGCAGACCTGGCTGGAGCGGCAGTTCGCGCGCTCGCTGCGCGTCGAGCAAGCCGACTGGGACGCGCCGGACCTCGCGCTGTGGTCGAAATCGTTGCGCGATCTGCTGGCGCGCGAGCGCGGGCCGTTCGTGCTGGCCGCGCATAGCTTCGGCTGCCTCGCGACCGCGTATGCGTTGCAGCAGGCCTCGTATGCGAACGACGTGGTCGGTGTGCTGTTCGTGGCGCCCGCGAGTCCGCAGAAATTCGCCTTCGCGGGAGCGTTCGACGCGCGGCGTCTCGGCGTGCCCTCGATTCTGATCGGCAGCGAAACCGATCCGTGGATGCCGCTTGCCGGTTCGCGCGATCTCGCGCAGCGTTTCGGCAGCGCGTTCGTCAATCTCGGGGACGCGGGGCATATCAACACCGCGGCCGGCTTCGGTCCGTGGCCGCGCGCCAAATATTTCGTCGATACGCTGGTGCACTGCGCGGCGCCGCTGCGTTTTCGCGAGGAGTCGTTCGAGGCCGTACAGCACGCGTTCGTATGA
- the bioB gene encoding biotin synthase BioB — MTQLNIAPTPADTASANNSANAAATKQVARWRVADIVALYELPFNDLMFKAQQTHREHFDANTVQLSTLLSIKTGGCEEDCAYCPQSVHHDTGLQADKLMPVDEVLAAAKVAKENGATRFCMGAAWRNPKDRHLEPIKDMIRGVKAMGLETCVTLGMLETHQAQGLREAGLDYYNHNLDTSPEFYGQIISTRTYQDRLDTLERVRDAGINVCCGGIVGLGESRRERAGLIAQLANMEPYPESVPINNLVQVEGTPLTGTEAIDPFEFVRTIAIARITMPRAMVRLSAGREQMNEALQAMCFLAGANSIFYGDQLLTTSNPQAEADRKLLERLGIRAEAAQQMPLDQSGCEHGCDKHAAPN, encoded by the coding sequence ATGACGCAACTGAACATCGCTCCCACGCCCGCCGACACGGCCTCGGCCAACAACTCTGCCAATGCGGCGGCAACGAAGCAGGTCGCGCGCTGGCGCGTCGCCGACATCGTCGCGTTGTACGAACTGCCGTTCAACGATCTGATGTTCAAGGCACAGCAAACGCATCGCGAGCATTTCGACGCAAACACCGTGCAATTGTCCACGCTGTTGTCGATCAAGACCGGCGGCTGCGAAGAGGATTGCGCGTACTGTCCGCAGTCGGTGCATCACGACACGGGTCTGCAAGCCGACAAGCTGATGCCGGTCGACGAAGTGCTCGCCGCCGCCAAGGTCGCCAAGGAAAACGGCGCGACGCGTTTCTGCATGGGCGCGGCGTGGCGCAATCCGAAAGACCGTCACCTCGAACCGATCAAGGACATGATTCGCGGCGTGAAGGCCATGGGTCTGGAAACCTGCGTGACGCTCGGCATGCTCGAAACGCATCAGGCGCAAGGACTGCGCGAAGCGGGCCTCGACTACTACAACCACAATCTCGATACGTCGCCGGAGTTCTACGGACAGATCATTTCGACGCGCACGTATCAGGACCGCCTCGACACGCTCGAACGCGTGCGCGACGCGGGCATCAACGTGTGCTGCGGCGGGATTGTCGGCCTGGGTGAATCGCGCCGTGAGCGCGCCGGTCTAATCGCGCAACTGGCGAACATGGAGCCGTATCCGGAATCGGTGCCTATCAACAATCTGGTGCAGGTGGAAGGCACGCCGCTGACTGGCACCGAAGCGATCGACCCGTTCGAATTCGTGCGTACGATCGCGATCGCGCGCATCACCATGCCGCGCGCGATGGTGCGTCTGTCGGCCGGCCGCGAGCAGATGAACGAAGCGTTGCAGGCCATGTGCTTCCTCGCCGGCGCGAATTCGATCTTCTACGGCGATCAGTTGCTGACTACCAGCAACCCGCAAGCGGAAGCGGACCGCAAACTGCTCGAACGTCTCGGCATTCGCGCCGAGGCCGCGCAACAGATGCCGCTCGATCAAAGCGGCTGCGAGCATGGCTGCGATAAGCACGCTGCGCCGAACTGA